CTCATAGACACAAGGATAACTCTTTGGGTATAAGGGCGTGCTCATGAACTCCACGATGAAAAAATTTGGGTATCCTAACTCCTGCCTCAAAGAATTGTCCCATTGGGTGGTGCTCTTACGCCCCCAACAGGTAACTCTTGGCTCACTAGTCTTAATTTGTCGAGAGGAAGCTACCGCATTTTCCCAAATTAGTGCGGAGGCATTTACAGAACTGCCAAAGATCATACGTGAGATTGAGACAAGTGTCTCACGCACATTTACCTATAGCAAAATAAATTACCTCATGTTGATGATGGTTGACCCAGAGGTTCATTTTCATGTCATTCCCCGATATGACACACCTCGATTATTTTCTCAACAGCAATTCCTTGACCACGGATGGCCTGGGCCACCACTTCTTAAAAATTCGAATGACATATCGGAAGAGGTATACCAAAACATTTTCAGTCATCTCAAAAATAGCTGGATTCGTGAGTTCGAAAACTAGTTACAAATACTTAAAAAAAGAAAAAAGCGTGTTGCAAAATAGACTCATTTTGCGGTTTTTTTGCTACAACATAATGGGAATAGAAAAATTTATTTTCACTTTTCCTTCGTTCTTAGCAATTAACCGACAAAAAACAATGGCATTACT
Above is a window of Candidatus Nitrospira neomarina DNA encoding:
- a CDS encoding HIT family protein, whose amino-acid sequence is MKKFGYPNSCLKELSHWVVLLRPQQVTLGSLVLICREEATAFSQISAEAFTELPKIIREIETSVSRTFTYSKINYLMLMMVDPEVHFHVIPRYDTPRLFSQQQFLDHGWPGPPLLKNSNDISEEVYQNIFSHLKNSWIREFEN